Proteins co-encoded in one Verrucomicrobiota bacterium genomic window:
- a CDS encoding SlyX family protein has protein sequence MMGLRIAAIEHKAPRSAKAKARASGAPPYFELGISRQLKGNRRMDESLQARLLRLESAIAHLEHHHEQLNAVVVGQARVIEQLRREIARASQSMERQELERISAQQQKPPHYQ, from the coding sequence ATGATGGGATTGCGCATCGCCGCGATTGAACACAAAGCGCCGCGTTCCGCCAAAGCAAAAGCCCGGGCGAGCGGCGCGCCACCGTATTTCGAGCTTGGGATTTCCCGTCAGTTGAAAGGTAATCGTCGCATGGACGAATCGTTGCAGGCCCGGCTCCTGAGACTCGAATCCGCGATCGCGCATCTCGAGCATCATCACGAGCAACTCAATGCCGTGGTCGTCGGGCAGGCTCGCGTGATCGAGCAACTCCGGAGGGAGATTGCGCGCGCGTCGCAGTCGATGGAGCGCCAGGAACTCGAGCGCATCAGTGCGCAGCAGCAGAAGCCGCCGCACTATCAGTAG
- a CDS encoding acetylxylan esterase, with translation MGHGGGAADETLGRVRPAAIRDREPGRRLELPGLVHLRPASHVDGHDALRRRRGSREHVCARGHVPRAADVAGPDARGSLVWTAGRRAHLQPHERALCEEDSRVDARDRRQLLVRPPLPDFPHGSGVSAHGEDPCRTGAAPGNPRSHRHPPRRGEVAERTRAPRGTGGSDVSRRGGHFAFARVGRGKQDAAMPRRMLLPPAVALSLAATAIAQQPPATNDASQAFLSFVKASAAELRVNDKPPASIADWNLHRAALRTNLAKSWGGWPKQPAPLNPKKLGELQRDGYRVEKIIFQTFPGVWMTANAYVPDKAGRLAAVLCVHGHWRGAKQDPVVQSRCIGLAKLGFFVLVVDAFGAGERGLSKNLGEYHGEMVAATLFPVGLPLSGLQVYENMRAVDYLLTRPEVDGARLGITGASGGGNQTMYAGAFDERFKAVVPVCSVGNYQAYLGAACCMCEVVPGALRFTEEWGLLAMVAPRALMVVSATKDAHQFSVGEAKKSLALAEPVFALHGRAANVRHAIFESPHAYNQPMREAMYGWMTKHLKGEGDGSPIPEPEIKTEDPETLRCFPGQTRPDDWLTIPKFALVAGNVALMERSPSVANFGMSKPKLLDSLQSDILGGLPKFGGVIKASGFGQIFVPESRLMVGVEAERGLSFAGTFAVIDLGGPNYGEEWSNAFKGENLRRVWLGLRNVGVDGNPRDRIGRAPDHNTAEWSMWLGRPLLGQWVVDIRRGLDALNMKEGGDLTVVGIGPAGVVALCAAALDPRITRVVTVGSLTSYLTDVPYEGQRLGIMAPGIVRDVGDIPHIAALIAPRKLVIAGGVTGGGKSLDEAALRQQFDFTRRVYEMEKAAAALTILSSTNAADIVKALK, from the coding sequence ATGGGGCACGGAGGAGGCGCTGCGGATGAAACGCTCGGGCGAGTTCGGCCCGCTGCAATACGTGATCGCGAGCCAGGCAGGCGGCTGGAGTTACCAGGGTTGGTTCATCTACGGCCAGCATCCCACGTGGATGGCCATGACGCTTTGCGGCGCAGGCGTGGAAGCCGTGAGCATGTATGCGCGCGAGGCCACGTGCCACGCGCTGCTGACGTGGCCGGACCGGATGCCCGCGGAAGTCTGGTATGGACGGCCGGACGTCGCGCCCACTTACAGCCACACGAGCGCGCACTTTGCGAAGAAGACTCACGAGTGGACGCCCGCGATCGACGGCAACTACTGGTTCGGCCACCACTACCAGATTTTCCGCATGGCTCAGGTGTTTCTGCACATGGTGAAGACCCGTGTCGAACCGGTGCCGCACCAGGAAATCCTCGAAGTCACCGCCATCCTCCACGCCGGGGCGAAGTCGCTGAACGAACGCGGGCGCCTCGTGGCACTGGCGGAAGTGATGTGAGCCGTCGCGGCGGCCACTTTGCGTTTGCCCGCGTTGGGCGCGGGAAACAAGATGCCGCCATGCCACGGCGAATGTTGCTCCCGCCCGCGGTCGCGTTGTCGCTCGCCGCAACGGCCATCGCCCAACAGCCACCCGCCACGAACGACGCCTCGCAAGCCTTCCTCAGTTTCGTCAAGGCGAGCGCCGCCGAATTGCGGGTGAACGACAAGCCACCCGCCTCGATTGCCGACTGGAACCTGCATCGCGCCGCGCTTCGCACGAACTTGGCAAAGTCGTGGGGCGGCTGGCCGAAGCAGCCCGCGCCGCTCAACCCGAAGAAGCTCGGCGAACTCCAGCGCGACGGCTATCGCGTCGAGAAGATCATCTTCCAGACTTTCCCCGGCGTGTGGATGACCGCGAATGCCTACGTGCCGGACAAGGCCGGCAGGCTCGCCGCCGTGTTGTGCGTCCACGGCCACTGGCGCGGCGCGAAGCAGGACCCCGTCGTGCAGTCGCGCTGCATCGGGCTGGCGAAGCTCGGCTTTTTCGTGCTCGTGGTGGATGCCTTCGGCGCGGGCGAACGCGGGCTTTCCAAAAACCTTGGCGAGTATCACGGCGAGATGGTCGCGGCGACGCTGTTCCCGGTCGGGCTGCCGCTGAGCGGCTTGCAGGTTTACGAGAACATGCGCGCGGTGGATTACCTGCTCACGCGGCCCGAGGTGGACGGCGCGCGGCTCGGCATCACGGGCGCGAGCGGCGGCGGCAACCAGACGATGTATGCCGGCGCGTTTGACGAGCGCTTCAAGGCCGTCGTGCCCGTCTGCTCCGTCGGCAACTACCAGGCCTACCTCGGCGCGGCGTGCTGCATGTGCGAGGTCGTGCCCGGCGCGCTGCGGTTCACCGAGGAGTGGGGCCTGCTCGCGATGGTCGCGCCGCGCGCGCTCATGGTCGTCAGCGCCACGAAGGACGCGCATCAATTCTCCGTCGGCGAGGCGAAGAAATCTCTCGCGCTCGCGGAGCCGGTCTTCGCGCTGCACGGCAGGGCGGCGAATGTGCGGCACGCCATCTTCGAATCACCGCACGCCTACAACCAGCCGATGCGCGAGGCGATGTATGGCTGGATGACAAAGCACCTGAAAGGCGAAGGCGACGGCTCGCCCATCCCCGAACCGGAAATCAAAACCGAAGACCCCGAAACGCTGCGGTGCTTCCCCGGTCAGACGCGGCCGGACGACTGGCTGACGATTCCGAAGTTCGCTCTCGTCGCGGGCAACGTGGCGCTGATGGAGCGGTCTCCGTCGGTGGCTAACTTTGGGATGTCCAAGCCGAAATTGTTGGACTCTCTTCAATCCGACATCTTGGGTGGTCTGCCGAAGTTTGGTGGCGTGATCAAGGCTTCCGGATTTGGACAGATCTTCGTTCCAGAGAGCCGCCTGATGGTGGGCGTGGAGGCGGAACGTGGGTTGAGCTTTGCGGGGACTTTCGCCGTTATTGATTTAGGTGGGCCAAACTACGGGGAGGAATGGAGCAATGCGTTCAAGGGGGAAAACCTCCGGCGCGTCTGGTTGGGGTTGAGAAACGTGGGTGTTGATGGCAACCCCCGCGACAGAATCGGCCGTGCGCCGGATCATAACACCGCGGAGTGGTCCATGTGGCTCGGTCGCCCGTTGCTTGGTCAGTGGGTTGTGGACATCCGTCGCGGGCTCGATGCGCTCAACATGAAGGAAGGCGGCGATCTGACCGTGGTTGGCATCGGCCCCGCGGGCGTGGTCGCGTTGTGCGCCGCGGCGCTCGACCCGCGCATCACGCGCGTCGTCACGGTCGGCTCGCTCACGAGTTATCTCACGGACGTGCCTTACGAGGGGCAGCGCCTCGGCATCATGGCGCCGGGCATTGTGCGCGACGTGGGCGACATCCCGCACATCGCCGCGCTCATTGCGCCGCGCAAGCTCGTCATCGCCGGCGGCGTGACCGGTGGTGGCAAGTCGCTCGACGAGGCCGCGCTCCGGCAGCAGTTCGACTTCACGCGCCGCGTTTACGAAATGGAGAAGGCCGCCGCCGCGCTGACCATCCTGTCCTCGACCAACGCCGCGGACATCGTGAAGGCGCTGAAGTGA
- the pyrF gene encoding orotidine-5'-phosphate decarboxylase — translation MRNPIIVALDVPDAGAALKLAAELAPAVGAFKVGKELFTAEGPDVVRRIRAAGGEVFLDLKFHDIPNTVAKAVESAVKLDVRMLTVHTCGGAAMMRAAEKSAQETARALGRPAPLVLGVTVLTSLDTSDLTSLGVVADVASQVERLAKLAVASGLRGLVCSPLEIVMLRRALPAAIQLVTPGIRPADAKADDQKRTMSPEAAMAAGANWLVIGRPITAAPAPRAAALGILDSLKLK, via the coding sequence ATGCGCAATCCCATCATCGTCGCGCTGGACGTGCCGGACGCTGGCGCGGCGCTCAAGCTCGCGGCCGAACTCGCGCCGGCGGTCGGCGCGTTCAAGGTCGGCAAGGAACTTTTCACCGCGGAAGGGCCGGATGTGGTGCGGCGGATTCGCGCGGCGGGAGGCGAGGTCTTTCTCGACCTCAAGTTTCACGACATCCCGAACACCGTCGCCAAAGCCGTCGAGTCCGCGGTGAAGCTCGACGTGCGGATGCTCACGGTGCACACGTGCGGTGGCGCGGCCATGATGCGGGCCGCGGAGAAGTCGGCACAGGAAACCGCGCGCGCGCTCGGCCGTCCCGCGCCGCTCGTGCTGGGAGTGACGGTGCTCACGAGTCTCGACACGTCGGACCTCACGAGCCTTGGCGTCGTGGCGGACGTCGCCTCGCAAGTCGAGCGGCTTGCAAAGCTCGCCGTCGCGAGCGGACTGCGCGGACTGGTCTGCTCGCCGCTCGAAATCGTGATGCTCCGGCGCGCGTTGCCGGCGGCAATCCAACTGGTCACGCCCGGCATCCGTCCCGCGGACGCGAAAGCCGACGACCAAAAGCGCACGATGTCGCCCGAGGCGGCGATGGCCGCGGGCGCGAACTGGCTCGTCATCGGCCGCCCCATCACCGCCGCGCCCGCTCCGCGCGCAGCGGCCCTGGGCATTCTGGACTCGTTGAAATTGAAATGA
- a CDS encoding pseudouridine synthase, which translates to MLLAFHKPHGVLSQFTPEPGSKFRTLADFSFPPRVYPIGRLDADSEGLLLLSDEAGLNDRLLHPRHAHEREYWAQVEGIPAADALATLSRGVEVQGRATLPCRAWRLEPQPHMPPREPPIRFRKSVPECWIGLELVEGKNRQVRRMTAAVGHPTLRLVRVRIGGFRLGELAPGRWRELRDAERGLVLRDSRR; encoded by the coding sequence ATGCTGCTCGCGTTTCACAAACCGCACGGCGTCCTGTCGCAATTCACGCCCGAGCCGGGCTCGAAGTTTCGGACGCTCGCGGACTTCAGTTTCCCGCCGCGCGTGTATCCCATCGGCCGGCTGGACGCGGACTCGGAGGGCCTGCTGCTGCTCAGCGATGAGGCCGGATTGAACGACCGTCTTCTTCACCCGCGACACGCGCACGAGCGCGAGTATTGGGCGCAGGTCGAGGGCATCCCGGCGGCGGACGCGCTCGCGACACTGTCACGCGGGGTCGAAGTGCAGGGGCGCGCGACACTCCCGTGCCGCGCGTGGCGGCTCGAGCCCCAGCCGCACATGCCGCCGCGCGAGCCGCCGATCCGATTTCGCAAGAGCGTTCCCGAGTGCTGGATCGGGCTCGAACTCGTCGAGGGAAAGAACCGGCAAGTGCGCCGGATGACGGCGGCAGTCGGACATCCCACGCTGCGACTCGTGCGCGTGCGCATCGGGGGGTTCCGGCTCGGCGAACTTGCACCGGGGCGCTGGCGCGAACTTCGCGACGCGGAGCGCGGGCTCGTGCTCCGGGATTCGCGCCGCTGA